Proteins encoded by one window of Streptococcus sanguinis:
- a CDS encoding valine--tRNA ligase, translating to MSKELSPKYNPAEVEAGRYQKWLDADVFKPSGDQKAKPYSIVIPPPNVTGKLHLGHAWDTTLQDIIIRQKRMQGFDTLWLPGMDHAGIATQAKVEERLREQGISRYDLGREKFLDKVWEWKDEYATTIKEQWGKMGLSVDYSRERFTLDEGLSKAVRKVFVELYKKGWIYRGEFIINWDPAARTALSDIEVIHKDVEGAFYHMNYMLEDGSQALEVATTRPETMFGDVAVAVNPKDPRYKDLIGKNVVLPIANKLIPIVADEHADPEFGTGVVKITPAHDPNDFLVGQRHNLPQVNVMNDDGTMNDLAFEFAGMDRFEARKAVVAKLEEIGALVKIEKRVHSVGHSERTGVMVEPRLSTQWFVKMDQLAKNAIANQDTEDKVEFYPPRFNDTFLQWMENVHDWVISRQLWWGHQIPAWYNADGEIYVGEEAPEGDGWTQDEDVLDTWFSSALWPFSTMGWPDVDSADFKRYYPTSTLVTGYDIIPFWVSRMIFQGLEFTGKSPFKNALIHGLIRDEEGRKMSKSLGNGIDPMDVIDKYGTDSLRWFLSNGSAPGQDVRFSYEKMDASWNFINKIWNISRYILMNNEGLTLDVARENVAQVAAGQAGNVTDRWILHNLNETISKVTENFDKFEFGVAGHILYNFIWDEFADWYVELTKEVLYSDNDDEKVITRSVLLYTLDQILRLLHPIMPFVTEEIFGQISEGTIVTAAYPVVRPEFENAEAAAGVEALKDLIRSVRNSRAEVNVAPSKPITILIKTTDSALETFFKDNVNYIKRFTNPEHLEIAADLAVPELVMSSIITGAEIYLPLADLLNIEEELARLEKELAKWQKELDMVGKKLSNERFVANAKPEVVQKERDKQADYQAKYDATVARIDEMRKLV from the coding sequence ATGTCTAAAGAACTTTCACCTAAATACAATCCAGCCGAGGTTGAGGCTGGTCGTTACCAAAAATGGCTTGATGCTGATGTTTTCAAGCCTTCAGGCGATCAAAAGGCTAAGCCTTATTCAATCGTGATTCCACCACCAAACGTGACTGGTAAACTTCACCTTGGTCACGCTTGGGATACGACCTTGCAGGATATCATCATCCGTCAAAAACGTATGCAAGGCTTTGATACGCTTTGGCTACCAGGGATGGACCACGCGGGGATTGCGACTCAGGCTAAGGTCGAGGAGCGCTTGCGGGAGCAAGGCATTTCCCGCTATGACCTCGGTCGTGAGAAATTCCTTGATAAGGTCTGGGAATGGAAAGACGAATACGCGACGACCATCAAGGAACAATGGGGCAAGATGGGCCTCTCTGTGGACTATTCTCGTGAGCGTTTTACTCTGGATGAGGGACTGTCAAAAGCCGTCCGCAAGGTCTTTGTCGAACTTTACAAGAAAGGCTGGATCTACCGTGGTGAGTTTATCATCAACTGGGACCCAGCTGCTCGCACAGCCCTGTCTGATATCGAGGTTATCCACAAGGACGTGGAAGGTGCCTTCTACCACATGAACTATATGCTAGAAGACGGCTCACAAGCTCTTGAAGTTGCGACCACTCGGCCTGAGACTATGTTTGGGGATGTTGCGGTTGCGGTCAATCCAAAAGACCCACGCTATAAGGACTTGATTGGTAAAAATGTAGTCCTTCCAATTGCTAATAAACTAATTCCAATCGTGGCCGATGAACACGCAGATCCTGAGTTTGGTACGGGTGTCGTGAAAATCACGCCTGCTCACGATCCAAATGACTTCTTGGTTGGTCAACGCCATAACTTACCACAAGTCAACGTTATGAACGACGACGGAACTATGAATGACTTGGCCTTTGAATTTGCAGGCATGGACCGTTTTGAAGCTCGTAAGGCAGTCGTTGCTAAGCTAGAAGAAATCGGTGCTCTGGTTAAAATCGAAAAACGTGTCCACAGTGTTGGTCACTCAGAGCGGACTGGCGTTATGGTTGAGCCGCGTCTATCTACCCAATGGTTCGTCAAGATGGACCAATTGGCTAAGAATGCCATTGCCAACCAAGATACAGAAGACAAGGTTGAGTTCTACCCGCCACGCTTCAACGATACCTTCCTGCAATGGATGGAAAACGTCCATGACTGGGTCATTTCCCGTCAGCTCTGGTGGGGTCACCAAATCCCAGCCTGGTACAATGCAGACGGCGAAATCTATGTTGGTGAGGAAGCGCCGGAAGGCGACGGTTGGACTCAGGACGAAGACGTCTTGGATACTTGGTTCAGCTCAGCCCTTTGGCCATTCTCAACCATGGGCTGGCCTGATGTTGACTCTGCAGACTTCAAGCGCTATTACCCAACCTCAACCTTGGTGACTGGTTATGATATTATCCCGTTCTGGGTATCTCGGATGATTTTCCAAGGTTTGGAATTTACTGGCAAGTCGCCATTCAAAAATGCCTTGATTCATGGTCTCATTCGTGATGAGGAAGGACGTAAGATGTCCAAGTCACTGGGAAATGGGATTGATCCAATGGATGTTATTGATAAGTACGGAACAGATAGCCTGCGTTGGTTCCTGTCAAACGGCTCTGCCCCTGGCCAAGACGTCCGCTTCAGCTATGAAAAGATGGATGCTTCTTGGAACTTCATTAATAAAATCTGGAACATTTCCCGCTATATCCTCATGAATAATGAAGGCTTGACGCTAGATGTGGCGCGTGAGAATGTCGCTCAGGTGGCGGCTGGTCAGGCAGGCAATGTCACTGACCGCTGGATTCTCCACAACCTCAACGAAACCATTAGCAAGGTCACTGAAAACTTCGATAAGTTTGAGTTTGGTGTGGCTGGTCACATCCTCTACAACTTCATCTGGGATGAATTTGCCGACTGGTATGTGGAGCTGACTAAGGAAGTGCTATACAGCGACAATGACGACGAGAAAGTCATCACTCGCTCTGTCCTCCTTTACACGCTGGACCAAATCTTGCGCCTGCTTCACCCAATCATGCCTTTCGTGACCGAGGAAATCTTTGGTCAAATCTCAGAAGGCACCATTGTGACAGCGGCTTATCCAGTGGTTCGTCCAGAGTTTGAAAATGCCGAGGCAGCAGCTGGCGTGGAAGCTCTTAAGGATCTGATCCGTTCGGTGCGCAATAGCAGAGCTGAGGTCAATGTGGCGCCAAGCAAGCCGATTACCATCTTGATTAAGACGACAGACAGCGCGCTGGAAACCTTCTTCAAGGATAATGTCAACTACATCAAGCGCTTCACCAATCCTGAGCATTTGGAAATCGCAGCAGACCTTGCCGTGCCAGAGCTGGTCATGTCCAGTATCATCACAGGCGCAGAAATCTATCTGCCGCTGGCAGACCTCCTCAATATCGAGGAAGAGCTAGCTCGTCTCGAAAAAGAACTAGCCAAGTGGCAGAAAGAACTGGATATGGTCGGTAAGAAACTCTCTAATGAGCGCTTCGTAGCCAACGCCAAACCAGAAGTCGTCCAAAAAGAACGCGACAAACAAGCCGACTACCAAGCCAAGTACGATGCGACAGTAGCGCGGATTGATGAGATGAGGAAACTGGTGTAA
- a CDS encoding DNA cytosine methyltransferase: protein MKINAIDLFCGVGGLTYGIQKTGINVIAGYDIDEKSKFAYEYNNDATFILKDVKEIDDREISNLYPKDTDIKVLIGCAPCQPFSSYSHKYQNNENTLKKMDLLDYFGRQIELVKPDIVSMENVPQMQSREVFHRFQDILEKNGYKVTYKVVYAPDYGVPQKRKRLLLLASKFGDISLLEPEFSPNNYPTLRDTIGNLPEIRAGETYVQDPLHRSRNLSALNLKRIRQSKPGGTWRDWDKDLLLEAYKKESGKSFGSVYGRLEWDKPANTITTQFPGIGNGRFGHPEQDRALSLREGALLQTFPLNYEFVDPKKGDNYPISQVALQIGNAVPPKLGEVIGKSIFKHLEEVGNV, encoded by the coding sequence ATGAAAATAAATGCAATTGATTTATTTTGTGGCGTAGGCGGTCTAACATATGGTATTCAAAAAACAGGTATTAATGTTATTGCAGGATATGACATTGATGAAAAAAGCAAATTTGCCTATGAGTATAATAACGATGCTACATTTATTTTAAAAGATGTTAAAGAAATTGATGATAGAGAAATCTCAAATTTGTATCCAAAGGATACGGATATAAAGGTATTGATTGGCTGTGCTCCTTGTCAGCCGTTCTCTTCGTATAGCCATAAATATCAAAACAATGAGAACACATTAAAAAAAATGGATCTTTTGGATTATTTTGGTAGACAAATTGAGCTTGTAAAACCAGATATCGTATCAATGGAAAATGTTCCTCAGATGCAAAGTAGAGAAGTTTTTCATCGTTTTCAGGATATATTGGAAAAGAACGGCTATAAGGTAACTTATAAAGTTGTGTATGCTCCTGATTATGGTGTGCCACAAAAGAGAAAACGACTTCTTCTCCTCGCCTCGAAATTTGGAGATATATCTTTACTTGAACCAGAGTTTAGCCCCAATAATTACCCTACTCTACGAGATACTATTGGAAATTTACCTGAAATAAGAGCTGGTGAGACTTATGTTCAAGATCCACTCCATAGGAGTAGAAACTTGTCAGCTTTAAATTTAAAAAGGATTAGACAATCTAAGCCTGGAGGCACTTGGAGAGATTGGGATAAAGACTTACTTTTGGAAGCTTATAAGAAAGAGAGCGGGAAGTCATTTGGTTCTGTATATGGTCGCTTAGAATGGGACAAACCAGCTAATACGATTACTACTCAGTTTCCTGGAATAGGTAATGGGAGATTTGGACATCCAGAACAAGATAGAGCATTAAGTCTGCGTGAAGGAGCGCTTTTACAGACTTTTCCGTTAAATTATGAGTTTGTAGATCCTAAAAAAGGTGATAACTATCCAATATCCCAAGTTGCACTTCAAATTGGTAATGCGGTTCCTCCAAAATTAGGTGAAGTAATTGGTAAGAGTATTTTTAAACACTTAGAAGAGGTAGGCAATGTCTAG
- a CDS encoding ATP-binding protein, which produces MSSLKFSIANNAVTHLGRNLYSTTPPALAELVANSYDAYATRVDIHLSDDSISIVDNGKGLSFEELENKYAIIGSEKQMETPFNGLSERKPMGKKGIGKLAAFSLGDEYTVYSKNSGSKKWINFTLKYRDMISSDSYEANIEQVDLPSEFSKYESYSSGFIVKITNTRRKVTNATINNIKTQLSRRFYIDQIKMNFDLYINNTKLELDSNSYYGKIEYLFYFGDFSTEGLEHKFPNLKYFEEYNKNNDIKNYFLDTKISGWIGTATTPKDLKNEDSASFANIIVLANGKIADEDILKSKANARIANSYIVGEIKADDFIDGLNDPITSSRQGLDDSIPQVEELINNLDTIRDYVIEQWGYKRREGMVDNLPKRIKENQSYKDWLASLSKNQKDINNKLLELLSTRLDDDTDLDEKAVDSMITSIAGVINNLEGDDLIKTFDSELNIEVKLDLLIQLIQNIAKSEDLNHASLIKRRLSAIDELEHLMSQTDAKEKLFEEHLSDNPWLINPYWNIDRNNPTETDYLKNQEYFNLDKGNNEFKRNFLDISIRVAEEKYPIIIELKKNTPDGYAKVNFNMIIEQITNYRRAMKQHIPSLGSVEEQEIKVIFILSEDTGIVGTNNKIQFTKIELEMLEISNIEILKYNEILERSRKMYREHLTYQTEAKLLPNLDTEIDSI; this is translated from the coding sequence ATGTCTAGTTTAAAATTTTCTATTGCAAATAATGCTGTGACACATTTAGGAAGAAATTTGTATTCAACAACTCCGCCTGCATTGGCGGAATTAGTAGCAAACTCATATGATGCATATGCTACAAGAGTGGATATACACTTATCCGATGATTCCATCTCTATTGTGGATAATGGTAAGGGGCTTTCTTTTGAAGAGTTAGAAAATAAGTATGCAATTATTGGCTCTGAAAAGCAGATGGAAACTCCATTTAATGGTTTATCTGAACGAAAACCAATGGGGAAAAAGGGTATTGGCAAATTAGCAGCATTCAGTTTAGGTGATGAATATACAGTATATTCTAAGAACTCTGGATCTAAAAAATGGATTAACTTTACTCTAAAATATAGAGATATGATTTCTAGTGATAGTTATGAAGCGAACATTGAACAAGTTGATCTTCCTAGTGAATTTTCAAAATATGAATCATATTCCTCGGGTTTTATTGTGAAAATTACGAATACTCGTCGTAAAGTTACTAATGCAACTATTAATAATATAAAAACTCAGCTTTCAAGGAGATTTTATATTGATCAGATAAAAATGAATTTTGACCTATATATAAATAATACTAAATTAGAACTGGATTCAAATTCATATTACGGGAAAATTGAGTATTTATTTTATTTTGGAGATTTTTCAACTGAAGGACTAGAACATAAGTTTCCGAATTTAAAATATTTCGAAGAGTATAATAAAAACAATGATATAAAGAATTATTTTCTTGATACAAAAATTAGTGGATGGATAGGAACGGCAACTACACCTAAAGATTTAAAAAATGAAGATAGTGCCAGTTTTGCTAATATTATAGTTCTAGCAAATGGGAAAATTGCCGATGAAGATATTTTGAAAAGCAAAGCAAATGCAAGGATTGCTAATAGTTATATAGTTGGAGAAATTAAAGCTGATGACTTTATAGATGGTTTAAATGACCCCATCACATCAAGTAGACAAGGACTTGATGATTCTATTCCACAAGTTGAAGAGTTGATTAATAATCTTGATACCATCAGAGACTATGTGATTGAACAATGGGGATACAAACGTCGCGAAGGAATGGTTGATAATCTACCTAAACGGATAAAAGAAAACCAATCTTATAAAGATTGGTTGGCAAGTCTTTCTAAAAATCAAAAGGATATAAATAATAAACTTCTTGAGTTGCTTTCAACTAGATTAGATGATGATACAGATTTAGATGAAAAAGCAGTTGACTCTATGATTACTTCAATTGCTGGTGTAATTAATAATCTGGAAGGCGATGATTTAATTAAGACATTTGATAGTGAACTAAATATAGAAGTAAAACTAGATTTATTAATTCAACTAATACAGAATATTGCAAAATCAGAAGATTTAAATCATGCAAGCTTGATAAAGCGTCGATTGAGTGCTATTGATGAGCTTGAACACTTAATGTCTCAAACTGATGCAAAAGAAAAACTTTTTGAGGAACATTTATCTGATAATCCTTGGTTGATTAATCCATATTGGAATATAGATAGAAATAATCCTACTGAAACAGATTATCTAAAAAATCAAGAGTATTTTAATTTAGATAAAGGTAACAATGAATTTAAAAGAAACTTCTTAGATATTTCAATAAGAGTTGCGGAAGAAAAATATCCAATCATAATTGAGCTAAAAAAGAATACTCCAGATGGCTATGCAAAAGTTAATTTCAATATGATTATTGAGCAAATAACTAATTATAGACGAGCTATGAAGCAACATATTCCATCCCTTGGATCTGTTGAAGAACAAGAGATTAAAGTAATATTTATTTTATCTGAAGATACTGGAATAGTTGGTACAAATAACAAAATTCAATTCACTAAGATAGAATTGGAGATGCTTGAAATAAGTAATATTGAAATATTGAAATATAATGAGATATTAGAACGATCAAGAAAAATGTACAGAGAACATTTGACATATCAGACAGAAGCAAAATTATTACCAAATCTTGATACTGAAATAGATAGTATCTAA
- the gndA gene encoding NADP-dependent phosphogluconate dehydrogenase yields the protein MTKANFGVVGMAVMGRNLALNIESRGYTVAIYNRSANKTEDVIASHPEKNFVPSYDVESFVNSIEKPRRIMLMVQAGPGTDATIQALLPHLDKGDILIDGGNTFYKDTIRRNEELANSGINFIGTGVSGGEKGALEGPSIMPGGQKEAYELVADVLEEISAKAPEDGAPCVTYIGPDGAGHYVKMVHNGIEYGDMQLIAESYDLMQHLLGLSASEMADIFTEWNKGELDSYLIEITADILTRKDDEGQAGPIVDYILDAAGNKGTGKWTSQSSLDLGVPLPLITESVFARYISTYKDERVAASKVLPKPAAFTFEGDKAELIEKIRQALYFSKIMSYAQGFAQLRVASKENNWNLPFGEIASIWRAGCIIRARFLQKITDAYGRDADLANLLLDEYFMDITAKYQQAVRDVVSLAVQAGVPVPTFSSAIAYFDSYRAENLPANLIQAQRDYFGAHTYNRKDKEGTYHYSWYDEK from the coding sequence ATGACTAAAGCAAATTTTGGTGTTGTTGGTATGGCTGTTATGGGCCGTAACCTTGCCCTAAATATCGAATCTCGTGGCTATACAGTTGCCATTTATAACCGCTCAGCAAACAAGACAGAGGACGTCATTGCCTCTCATCCTGAGAAAAACTTTGTGCCAAGCTATGATGTGGAGTCTTTTGTCAACTCTATCGAAAAACCACGTCGGATTATGCTGATGGTTCAAGCTGGTCCTGGTACAGATGCGACTATTCAGGCCTTGCTTCCTCACTTGGATAAGGGTGATATCCTGATTGACGGTGGGAATACTTTCTACAAAGATACCATTCGCCGTAATGAAGAGTTAGCTAACTCTGGCATCAACTTCATCGGTACAGGTGTTTCCGGTGGTGAAAAGGGCGCATTGGAAGGGCCGTCTATCATGCCAGGTGGTCAAAAAGAAGCTTATGAGTTGGTAGCCGATGTCTTGGAAGAAATCTCTGCTAAAGCTCCTGAAGATGGTGCACCATGTGTGACCTATATCGGTCCTGATGGTGCTGGTCACTATGTAAAAATGGTCCATAACGGGATTGAATATGGAGATATGCAGCTGATCGCTGAGAGTTATGACCTGATGCAGCACTTGCTGGGCCTTTCAGCTAGTGAAATGGCAGACATCTTCACAGAGTGGAATAAAGGCGAACTGGACAGCTATCTGATTGAGATTACAGCGGATATCTTGACACGCAAGGACGATGAAGGTCAAGCTGGTCCAATCGTTGACTACATTCTGGATGCGGCTGGCAATAAGGGAACTGGTAAGTGGACCAGTCAATCTTCACTGGATTTAGGTGTGCCGCTGCCATTAATTACAGAGTCAGTCTTTGCGCGTTACATTTCTACCTACAAAGATGAGCGTGTGGCTGCTAGCAAGGTATTGCCAAAACCAGCTGCTTTCACCTTTGAGGGAGACAAGGCAGAGTTGATTGAAAAGATCCGCCAGGCTCTTTACTTCTCAAAAATCATGTCTTATGCTCAAGGTTTTGCTCAATTGCGTGTAGCATCTAAGGAAAACAACTGGAATCTGCCGTTTGGTGAGATTGCTTCTATCTGGCGTGCTGGCTGTATCATCCGTGCCCGCTTCCTTCAGAAAATTACAGACGCGTACGGCCGTGATGCGGATCTAGCAAACCTGCTCTTGGATGAATACTTCATGGATATTACGGCTAAGTATCAGCAGGCAGTCCGTGATGTTGTCAGCTTGGCTGTGCAAGCAGGTGTACCAGTACCAACTTTCTCCAGTGCCATTGCTTACTTTGATAGCTACCGTGCGGAAAATCTGCCAGCGAATCTGATTCAGGCGCAGCGTGATTACTTTGGTGCTCATACATATAACCGTAAAGACAAAGAAGGTACCTACCACTATTCTTGGTACGACGAAAAATAG
- a CDS encoding response regulator transcription factor produces the protein MAKRILLVENEKNLARFVSLELQKESFLVDLAETGQEGLALAKDVDYDLLLLNYDLQDMTASDFAKQLSLIKPASVIIVLASREEIAEQREAIQHFAVSYVVKPFIISDLVERVSIIFRGRDFIDQHCSLLKIPTSYRNLRVDIKNHTVYRGEEVIALTRREYDLLVTLMGSNKVLSREQLLERVWKYESATETNVVDVYIRYLRSKIDVEGQPSYIKTVRGVGYAMQE, from the coding sequence ATGGCAAAGCGAATTTTACTAGTAGAAAATGAAAAAAATCTTGCCCGGTTTGTGAGTTTGGAACTGCAAAAGGAAAGCTTTCTTGTAGATTTAGCTGAGACTGGTCAAGAGGGACTGGCTCTGGCTAAGGATGTGGATTATGACTTGCTCTTGCTCAACTATGATCTTCAAGATATGACTGCCAGCGATTTTGCTAAACAGCTGAGCTTGATTAAGCCAGCGTCCGTCATTATCGTTCTGGCTAGTCGCGAAGAGATTGCAGAGCAGCGGGAAGCAATCCAGCATTTTGCTGTTTCCTACGTAGTCAAGCCCTTCATTATCAGTGATTTAGTGGAGCGTGTCTCCATCATTTTCCGCGGTCGTGACTTTATCGACCAGCACTGCAGCCTCTTAAAAATTCCGACCTCTTACAGGAATCTGCGAGTGGATATTAAAAATCACACAGTTTACCGTGGCGAGGAAGTTATTGCGCTGACGCGGCGGGAGTACGATCTGCTGGTAACCCTGATGGGCAGCAATAAGGTCCTGAGCCGTGAGCAGCTGCTGGAGCGTGTCTGGAAGTACGAGAGTGCAACGGAGACCAACGTTGTAGATGTTTATATTCGTTATCTGCGCAGTAAAATTGATGTGGAGGGGCAGCCAAGCTATATCAAAACCGTTCGCGGTGTTGGTTATGCCATGCAAGAATAA
- a CDS encoding PTS transporter subunit IIBC produces MMKDSFKNIFSFEFWQKFGKALMVVVAVMPAAGLMISIGKSIPMINPNLGVLVTTGGVLEQIGWGVIGNLHILFALAIGGSWAKERAGGAFAAGLSFILINRITGVMFGVTSDMLSDKAAVVKTMFGASIKVSDYFISVLESPALNMGVFVGIIAGFVGATAYNKYYNFRKLPDALSFFNGKRFVPFVVILRSVIVAIVLSFVWPVVQSGINSFGIWIANSQDTAPVLAPFIYGTLERLLLPFGLHHMLTIPMNYTELGGVYHVITGSGAGTTVAGQDPLWLAWVTDLVGTKSADPSTYQHLLDTVHPARFKVGQMIGSFGILMGVAAAIYHNVDADKKHKYKGMMIATALATFLTGVTEPIEYMFMFVATPLYIIYAFVQGAAFAMADIVNLRVHSFGSIEFLTRTPMAINAGLGMDIINFIWVTILFGVVMYLISNFMIKKFNYATPGRNGNYETADGSDEASSSESTGGKVAEASQAVNVINLLGGRANIVDVDACMTRLRVTVKDAEKVGTEEQWKAEGAMGLVMKGQGVQAIYGPKADVLKSDIQDLLDSGEVIPETLPSQKAESAAAEVTYKGVTEEVETVADGQVIDLANVKDPVFSQKMMGDGFAVEPENGKIYSPVAGTVTSVFPSKHAIGLVTDNGLEVLVHIGLETVSLEGKPFEVHVSEGQKVAAGDLLVTADLEAIKEAGRETSTIVVFTNAAAIKSVTVEKLGQASAKTVVAKVEL; encoded by the coding sequence ATGATGAAAGATTCATTCAAGAACATTTTTAGCTTTGAATTTTGGCAAAAATTCGGTAAAGCTTTGATGGTGGTCGTTGCTGTTATGCCGGCAGCAGGACTGATGATTAGTATCGGTAAGTCTATCCCGATGATTAATCCAAATCTAGGTGTTTTAGTCACTACCGGTGGTGTTTTAGAGCAGATTGGTTGGGGGGTTATCGGTAACCTGCATATCCTCTTTGCTTTGGCTATTGGTGGAAGCTGGGCAAAAGAACGCGCAGGCGGTGCCTTCGCAGCAGGTCTGTCCTTTATCCTGATTAACCGTATCACTGGTGTTATGTTTGGCGTTACCAGCGATATGCTCTCAGATAAGGCTGCTGTAGTTAAAACAATGTTTGGCGCATCAATTAAGGTTTCTGATTATTTCATCAGCGTTCTGGAGTCACCAGCTCTGAATATGGGTGTCTTTGTCGGAATTATCGCTGGTTTTGTTGGAGCGACAGCTTATAACAAATACTACAATTTCCGTAAATTGCCAGATGCCTTGTCATTCTTCAATGGTAAGCGTTTTGTACCTTTCGTTGTTATCTTGCGCTCAGTAATCGTAGCAATTGTTTTGTCATTCGTATGGCCAGTTGTTCAATCAGGTATCAACAGCTTTGGTATTTGGATTGCTAACTCACAAGATACTGCACCAGTTTTGGCACCATTCATCTATGGTACTTTGGAACGTCTCTTGCTTCCATTTGGTTTGCACCACATGTTGACCATCCCAATGAACTACACAGAACTAGGTGGTGTTTATCACGTTATTACTGGTTCTGGTGCGGGAACAACTGTAGCTGGTCAAGATCCACTGTGGTTGGCTTGGGTAACTGACTTGGTTGGTACGAAATCAGCTGATCCTTCTACTTACCAACACTTGCTTGATACAGTTCATCCAGCTCGCTTTAAAGTTGGTCAGATGATTGGTTCATTCGGTATCCTTATGGGGGTAGCGGCAGCTATCTATCACAACGTGGATGCTGACAAGAAGCACAAATACAAAGGTATGATGATTGCGACTGCTTTGGCAACCTTCTTGACAGGGGTTACTGAACCAATCGAGTACATGTTCATGTTTGTTGCAACACCACTGTATATCATTTATGCATTTGTACAAGGTGCTGCGTTTGCAATGGCTGACATCGTTAACCTTCGTGTGCACTCATTCGGTTCTATCGAATTCTTGACCCGTACTCCTATGGCCATCAATGCTGGCTTAGGAATGGATATCATCAACTTCATCTGGGTAACTATCCTCTTTGGTGTTGTGATGTACCTCATTTCTAACTTCATGATCAAGAAGTTCAACTACGCAACTCCAGGACGTAATGGTAACTATGAAACAGCAGACGGTTCAGATGAAGCTTCTTCATCAGAGTCAACTGGCGGTAAAGTTGCTGAAGCATCTCAAGCAGTAAATGTTATCAACCTTCTGGGTGGTCGCGCTAATATCGTAGATGTAGATGCATGTATGACTCGTCTGCGTGTGACTGTCAAAGATGCTGAAAAAGTTGGAACAGAAGAACAGTGGAAAGCTGAAGGCGCTATGGGCTTGGTTATGAAAGGCCAAGGCGTTCAGGCTATCTACGGACCAAAAGCTGACGTTCTCAAATCTGATATTCAAGACTTGTTGGATTCTGGTGAAGTGATTCCTGAAACACTTCCTAGCCAAAAAGCAGAATCAGCAGCTGCCGAAGTTACTTACAAAGGTGTGACTGAGGAGGTTGAAACTGTTGCGGACGGTCAAGTCATTGACTTGGCAAACGTTAAAGATCCAGTCTTCTCACAAAAAATGATGGGCGACGGATTTGCAGTTGAGCCTGAAAACGGTAAGATTTATTCACCAGTTGCCGGTACAGTAACTAGCGTCTTCCCTAGCAAGCATGCTATCGGTCTTGTAACAGATAACGGCTTAGAAGTTTTGGTACATATTGGTTTGGAAACTGTTAGCCTTGAAGGTAAACCATTCGAAGTTCATGTTTCAGAAGGTCAAAAAGTTGCAGCTGGAGATCTTCTAGTCACGGCTGACTTGGAAGCAATCAAGGAAGCAGGACGTGAAACTTCAACAATCGTAGTCTTCACAAATGCGGCAGCTATCAAGTCTGTAACAGTAGAAAAACTTGGTCAAGCATCTGCTAAGACAGTTGTTGCTAAGGTTGAATTGTAA
- a CDS encoding endonuclease/exonuclease/phosphatase family protein encodes MAKFLTLNTHSWMEEEQEIKLNQLAERILQEKYDVICLQEVNQLTESEQVVQAPFYQAVEGAIEIHQDHFALCLVEKLAEAGLDYHWSWAYNHIGFDIYNEGVAILSRKPLTPREVLVSEVNDPRDYHTRKVLLAETEVDGQLLTIASCHLSWWDKGFQGEWAKLEEELLKVKTPLVLMGDFNNPVGQQGYQTILASPLKLQDSHAVAREAIGEATVEGTIAGWDDNKHALKIDYVFTSQGMDVERSAVVFDGKETPVVSDHFGLEVQVTL; translated from the coding sequence ATGGCAAAATTCCTGACATTAAATACTCATAGTTGGATGGAAGAAGAGCAAGAAATCAAGCTTAATCAGCTTGCAGAACGCATTCTTCAAGAAAAGTATGATGTCATTTGCCTGCAGGAAGTCAATCAATTAACGGAGTCTGAACAGGTTGTTCAGGCTCCTTTCTATCAGGCGGTTGAGGGCGCAATTGAGATCCATCAAGACCATTTTGCTCTTTGTTTGGTAGAAAAATTGGCTGAGGCAGGACTGGACTATCATTGGTCCTGGGCCTATAATCATATTGGGTTTGATATTTATAACGAAGGAGTGGCAATTCTGTCCAGAAAGCCGCTGACTCCTAGAGAAGTTCTGGTATCAGAGGTTAATGATCCTAGGGATTACCATACCCGCAAGGTCTTGCTAGCCGAGACTGAGGTTGATGGTCAATTGTTGACAATTGCCTCCTGCCATCTGTCTTGGTGGGACAAAGGTTTCCAGGGAGAATGGGCTAAGCTTGAAGAAGAGCTTCTCAAGGTTAAAACTCCTCTGGTCCTCATGGGCGATTTCAACAATCCAGTCGGCCAGCAAGGCTACCAGACTATCTTAGCCAGTCCGCTGAAGCTGCAGGATAGTCATGCCGTTGCGAGAGAAGCTATCGGAGAGGCGACAGTAGAAGGTACTATTGCAGGCTGGGATGATAATAAGCATGCTCTGAAGATAGACTATGTTTTCACTAGTCAAGGGATGGACGTTGAGCGTTCCGCTGTCGTCTTTGACGGGAAAGAAACCCCTGTTGTCAGTGACCACTTTGGTTTAGAAGTGCAAGTGACATTATAA